The nucleotide window agcCAAGTGTTATTGTCTCCTTCACCTGCTCGTGTGCAGTCTTCATGCATTCATGGAGCTTAGTGTCTTCTCTCGCTAACTGTCTCAAGTGAGCATGATTTTGAAAATTTtcatataattattattttttttgtccCGTTAAATTATATTTTGACATTAAACTTTATTCTTTtaccagatgcttttatccaaagcagtgtacaaatagtgcattcAGAATGTAATGCAGAAGATCAACAGAACAAATTTCtaagaaaaataaaaacagcTTTAGCTTGAAGTACTACAGTAGTCTACCTGTCTCATCGTGTGGGTGATTGATGCTGGTGTCACCAGAGACTCCCAGGCTCCACACCCTAGTCTCCAACCACCTGAAAATATTTCCATCCAAACATTATTCAACCCTCCCCAACCAGGGTGGCTTATCCAGCAGTCAGAGCAGCTGTCcatccacactcctctctgtcATCCATCACACCTCCCACGCCCCCCTTCCAGCTCCTGCCTTCGCCTCTTGTCTGCTCCGCGACACAATTACTCACGGCAAGACAAACGACAGGCTCTCGCCTGCAGAGATATCAAAGAGCCTCGGATTTTTCTAAATGAAGGTGCTTTGGCAGCCTCATGCTCCCCTTGCTTATCGGCGGGCGAGCAGTGCCCCTGGCCGTCCTGTGTCCCCATCCCCACACTACCCCTCCTTTGactcctgtgccccccccccttctcctagTCTCCCCAACCCCAACACTCCTGACTACTCCTGCTACCCTCCCTAAACCTCTTCCCGTTTCTCCtgccacctccccctcttctccttctcctgccaccttcttctccttctcctgccaccttcttctccttctcctgccaccttcttctccttctcctgccacctcccccctcttctccttctcctgccaccttcccttttctcctgccacctcccccctcttctccttctgccaccgccccctcttctccttctccttcaccccTGCCTCTAACCCCCAACTCCCCTCTACTACTCTTGCCACCCCTTTcccacctcccagccctccctctactgccccagctctctgctctctcctcagggGGTTTCGTTAGGGGAGCCTCGGGGAGGACCAAGCAGCCTTGATTTATCTCTCCTGCCCCTTCGCCTGGCCACTCCGCCCAGCCGAAAGAGCCGACGAGGCTCCATCGGGCCCCGGCTCCAAAGCCCGGCATTAGCTGAAATAAAACATCCTGCCGCACGGTGAAAAATGTCCTCTGATTGGCTAATTAATCAGTCAAAGGGGAGCGACGCGGCCCGTGACTTGAGGGACCCTCGCGGGCGACCGCAGAGGGCCCGCTGATAAATAGACTCCACGCCGATTCATACATCAAGAAAAGTTACTCATTTTTAAAGCTGCCAGCCTGTCTGAAAGGTGGAAACACCAAAGCCCTACAGTTTTGTAGTTTTTGCAGACTATATTTCTTTCCTCTTTTGGTATGGAATAAGGCTCCTGTCTGACAATTGTATGTTTGACATTGTGACATTTCTTGAGCTTTTTTGttttattccttgtaaatcatTATCCTTGCTGGAATATTGTGGTTTACCTCTTTTTAAACTGGACTTAAAATTATCTTGTGAATTTAGAATATGTTGTCGATACAAAACCTTTTTTAAAACCCATCTCAGTTGTTGAAGGGGGAGCGTTTATGTTTAGAATTGAATTAATACGTTTATAGTTGATAACGATGAGGTAAACCACCTCCTAAAAGATTATGAAACCACTAAGAACCCACAATTTGACTATGAATTAACATGGATTTTGCCGAGGTGCCTGAATTCCAGTCAAATTATTTTTCTTGTGGATCATTCAGATACtttacccttgtgttatcttcgggtcattctgacccatcagtcattgtgacccaccgtcgtattgcgacaactttaccgcatacaaaaacaaagtaaagcattttcttttaaccgttgggctgtctcagaccccccacattgcgaaggttaaaagaaaataatttgtatttgttttgtattgggtaaacacaacgatggttcgttatgaacctatgggtcatgtgacccgaaggcagcacaagggttaaggtgttTAAAGAACAATGCATTTTGTTACAAGTAGCAGAGCATTTATTTATTATGAGCAATAATTGAAAAAATAACTTTCAAACAACCCCAAAGAAACAGAATTGTAGTGTATACTCTTATATAACATATTCTTTAGATTAAACTGACAAAAACATATACCATCAAGCAGCATGTTATATAAAGAGAGCACATCCATATTGTCATGCGACAAGTTTCCTACACCTCATCcacgctgctctcctcctcaacACAGCAATTGGTGAACAGTGGCTTGTTAGTTTCTGTTATTTATAGTGAATCTGGACCCGTTCAGACGCCAGAAAAGTTTTCTGCAGTCGGCATGGCGTGCTCCTGGGGTCGTCCtgacctccctgccctctcccactcccactcaaGCACAAAGGGCCAGAGCCCGGGCCTCGCCGAGTGGCACCTGTTGCTGGTTACTCCTGCCCACGCCCCGTCCACATGAAGGATCACACATCAGCGGGTGCCTCCCCTGGCGCCACCCTCTTAAGGAAAAGGGGGCGGTGCCGACTGGGGGTTTTGCAGATGCGCCAGCGAGGCGACGGGCAGAGAGCATGAAAACACTGCTGACTGCACAGAAGCGTGGTCTCTTTTTGCCCACAGAGATGTATCCTAGCAGGCTAATGCAAAGGCATGAGTGATGCCGGACAATTAGTTTAGATGAGACATTCCCAGAGGTTTATATTAGTTTGAGTGTTTTTCTTTTACTGTTTTTAAAAGATCATTTAGGTTACTACTTGTCACCATGACCATCGTGGTTCAGGTTGTTTACAAAACTGGCCAAAATTAAGTTACATTGAACTACCAGTTTTCAATGGAAGTTCAGTAGACACCTTTTCATTTTGTATCTCATATATTGTCAAAGTGATTATCTTTTGTAGCTtaagatgttttttttatgtagcTAGATGTTTCCCTCCAATCAAGCAATCGTATTCTCATTAGTCTCACTTTCCACTCCCTTAATTGTTCATTAAGGTGTTGACAGTCAAGTGTTTGTTTTTCCTAACCCTGCTGGTATTTCATAATGGAATTGCCaaagagaattttttttttacagcatgCTGAAATAGACGTTCTTATTTTAGTCTTGAATACGCTGCAGGTTCCCTTGTTAAACGTGCTGAACGTGCCCCTTGGTGGGCCGTCCTGCCTGCTCGGCACGGGGCTAATGGTCCTGCCATGTTTGTTGTGAAACCGAGGAGCTCTAATTCACTCTCGGATAGCATCTAATTGCCTCAAACAAAAGCGCTGCCTCTCAAAGAGCGTGGGCGTTGACAGGGCCCGCCACTGCTGCCTCCGCTCCTGCGTCTGAAAAATAAGAGGCCTGCCCAAGTCACACTGTCCCTTGCCCCCCTTGCTCACCCCCACCTGTGCCCACCCCCCGTCCCATCCCCGCTCCCTGGCAGCTCACTCGATGGGTGTCTCCAAGCGGTGCCAGCTCGCTGACGCGTACAGATTAGCGCAGAGGGAAAAGGGGAACAGAAAGCGTCTGTCTCCTAGTTACGGGGCCGCGGCAGGAATGCATGGGGTAGGGTAATTACAGCCCCGATGATGCTAACCATCCTGAAGAGTTTCCAGCCCCCCTCGGCTTGGTAGGGCCACTGACTCCAGTTTAATCACTGCCTCTTTAATCTAATAAATCACAGCAGGACggcggggttgggggggggggggggagtaaacgCTGAATCCTCCATCTTGAGAGGGGTGACATCTATGCTCTGGGGTTGGAGGGCTCTGCTGGCAGAGTCTCACCATGTTAAACAAGCACAGGGTAGTCAACCTGCATGCATAATGCTGTCTCAATTTTTTGGCATGATAAACGTTCCTGCAACGCCACGCAAAGGAGGTTGCCTCAAAACGGAAGGTCTGTTTTTGTAAAGGTCAAAGCCTAGTAGTTCATTTGAATAATTATCTTGCCTCCGAATTGTATACTTTATTATCAAATACTGTTGCTAGACAATACCATTTTGGCTAATTCGCGTTTATGTGCCCGTGCCCGTACTGTGTAAAAAATATTACCCTATTACTATTATTACCCTGCCTTTAGCAAGGAAAGAATAACCCACAAAACATAACTTTAATATTTATATTCAATAATTTACACCATCACAATCAGTTGTGTGTTTCCATGTACAAGTAATTGATTATGACGGATCGAGTGGCATGGTCATGTCTGAGCTGCAGGAGAGCCCCCTGTGTTCATGTCCGCCCACGCCAGGCCCATAAAGGATTAGTGGGCAGCCCTGGGAGCTGGCCAGGGAAGGGCAGCAGGGTAATATGGTCCTTAGATCCATAGACCCCTGCTATCCCCACATTTATTATTGTGGCAGGACAATGAGGGCCCCTCCAGACAATTAACTGACCCTCCCACAATATCGGCATGATGATATTATAGAAAAACAGCCATCAGTAATGCAAACCGGCACTTTTTTGGAGAATAAAGTTCTAACAAAGGCTCAGATTGGGATCTTGAGCTACTGAGTCAGTACGACAGCGTCTGGATGTTTTCTCACTCTACAGCTGCCAATGAAGAGAAACCGTTGGCTTTGGGATGGAACCGTCTTGTAAGTCTTTGATCCtggaagtgagtgagtgagtgaaggatGGAACAAATTCGCCTAATTGTCTACTTTTCCACGCAactaatacttttttttttgatGACAAAAATGTGTCCACCCTCTGTGACAAGCACAGTGGGAGGACTGGAGACTCATAATTCACTTAAGCTTTTATTGTATCTCGGTGTAGTCAAGACCAGGCACCAGACATCCAGTATTACTGGACTTATCAGGAAGATCAAGGAACTCTGCGGTGTTTTGTAATTGTAATACTGCGTTTAGCTAGAAGTGGAGGTATTGTCCCAAGCTGTATACAGTTTAGAAAATGAACACTTTTGTGACAAGGCTGAACAGGTCTTATCAGATCCTAAAGAAGTGCCTTCTCTCAACACATATCTTAACACTTCAGATACATCATGGATTACTCCTGTCACAATGTCAGAAATCCTCTCGTTCTTCACGTTAGATCAAGACGAGCGCCGcttgcacatttgacattgacGGCCACTTGAGGAATATCTTGATGTAAGCCAACCTTGAGCCTGCCGACTTAACAGGCTATCGTTTTACATAAACAACAAGACCGATGTTCTCAAAACACCATCACTATTAACCACCTGTATTAGTAATGAAGTATTTACAAGGTAAATGTCATGAGGCTTTCTTGAGCAGTTTATTAGGGAGGGGACTAGTCATCCTGGTTGATGGTTTGCAAAGTTTGTAGCCATTGCAGTATTGTACTTGATTACGGCATCTCAGCATTGTGTCATGTCACCCTCCATAAGTAGGTCTTAATCCCTGGACACTCCGAGAACAGCCCATTGCTGACTCAGTAAAAAGCAAAAGTAGCACCCAGAAATCTGttccttttttttgtattaGAGCTTTAAATACACTTATCTAAAAAGTAGCTCTTATTGTGAACTTTGTATGTGCTTGTCTAAGTTTAAAGTCTGTTAAAAGGTAGCAGAAGCCATTAGGATTTACCTTTTGCTTCATCATTTTGCTGCATTTGCTGATGATGCCTCTGAATGACTTGGCTTCCTCGTTGATGTCTTGGCGTTGGcgctcctgcctctcctgtggACACATTACCAGTAGAGATGAAGCTGGAGTGTCTTAAAGGGGAGGCCAACacaaccctcctctcccccccctctctgggaCCCTCTCGTGGCCCTGCCTGTGTTCCAGCCCCCATCCCCAGCCAgggtagagagggagcaggaaggGGCTGATAGCCCGCCAGGCCTCTGCTCTACCGAAGGAACCTTATCTCCAAGCTGCACACGGCATGGGGAGTGCATCCTCTTCCTGCAAGCTTGgaggtgaaagaggaggaggaggaggtggtggttggGTATAGGTGTGTTTACCTCCTCCTTTACTCCTTTGCCACCCTTTAGTTGTTTTATAATGCTAAGGAAATAGATGTACTGTAACTGCATCTGGAGCTGTGACCATAGGAGTGCAGTGTTTGGGAGTAGGATCCCGTCTTTCTGTTTTTTGCATGTTTCTTtttgtgtgttggtttgtttttctgtgtgaaATTGTTTTGTTTGCGAGTGTTTGCTGTGTTGTCTCATATGCgtgttgtgcctgtgtgttgtcTCTCTGGGTATTGGTGTGTTGTCGGGGTGTGTTATTTTgttaatgtgtgtatgttgtgttgtctgtgtgttggtgtgtggcaCGCAGTCTAGCCTGTGCTCAGCACAGCACTTTTCCCCGTTGTATCACCGATGAGCCTAATGGAGGTCCCCAGGCGAGGAGAGGAAAAGCCACACACCAAGCCCATACTTCCTAGATGAAGGGGatatttcctcctctcctctttcccctacCCAGTCCCTTGAGAGTCATTTCACAGGCAGTTGGAAAGTGCCCCCTAGCCATCATCCCAAATCCCTGTTACATGTTAGTTTGACCCTATCAGCCGTAAGCCCCCATCCCCAGACTCCATCCAGAGGAGATGCCATTGTGCAATTACAGGGAGTATAGATTTTTTTCTGGGGAAGTCTGAAAGTTTTGTCTaatggcccccccccccatacccgCAGGTCCCTTTTCTTCCTTGTTAGAAGTTCGAGGCATTTTGACCAGAGGTCTGCGCTAGCAGGAAACTTCACAGATTATTTGAACTCTTATGGTCACAGGTGCACCCTGTAGATCACATGCAAGTCTTTAGCATGCAGGAAAATACTTCATCTGCATCATCACGTCCATCTAGTTAATAAGAGCCAAATTTGGAGGCTCCAGTCAAATCACAGCATTTGTCACTGTATGAAGAGAAAAAAACGACAACTCGAATTAAAAGAAATACATTCAATTGGACATTGTTATTTATAgaatgatgtatctgtttttgcCAATTGATCAATGTATAAGTCCTCAAAACaatgcccacacatacaccttcCCCATATGGAATAATATTGATTATAAGGTGTGTTTTGGTTGGTTAAGGACAAAGACTAATGACCAGTTGGTTGCTACCTCAAATCCCAGGAGGCCTAACCTAGTGTGAATCTTGCAATATTCTTGAAATACTTAAGTAGCTAAATACATTATCTAAAACACATTTTGTATGTCTTCCGATGAGTTGTAAATCAGTTGTGTTTTGTTCTTATGCTGTGGATAAAAGGTTGTTTTTTTAGCTTTTAAGAGTACAACCAGGTTTTGAGTTGATAAAACCAAATGATATTCCTTTGTTCTTTTCGCTCATAGTTTTCAGTCGATTGTACCTATGGTGTTGGCATTTCCTTAGTGTCCCTGTTTGACTTACTGCTGCTAAATCAATCATGGTTTTGCTAAGGTTACCCTTTCATCCTAATCTCCATGTAAACACAGTAGGCCTCACCGCAAAGTAGGGGTTTGTATTATTTAATCTCCTATCTGTAGCTTTTAATAAATGTCGTCCTGGATGTTGTGTCTCTACGGTAATGTTGGGAGCGGGGTGGCATTGTTTAGTGTGGTCCTCCTAGGGAGAATGTGTTCTTCAGGACAAATCATTATGCATTGAATAGGCCATTAGGAAAATGAAGACAAATGGGCCAATGGAGCAGTGTGACAGTGTTGTAGTCTGTACAGTTAAATGTAGACTGTCCCTCTGTGGAGGGTTACCATGTGTACTACTCCTCTACTGCTGTTCTCatcatttgtatttgttttggttttgttttcattcagttttttttaaagcactTAGCTTTCAGACCGCTTCGTGTCAGTTTAAGTGTCGGCCTTTTCACACCCGTCATGCCAGACAGTGTCATATTTTTCTGTCAACGAAATACATTTACTATAAAGGAATTgcctttttttccctttttgacCCATTTAAGTTTAAtagggggagttgactcgttcAAGTTCATGAGAGCAGTGATGTGCTGTCAGCTCAGGGTGTTACAGAGACGGGTCAGAGGAGTTGAGACGCCAGGGGTAGTGTGTTTAGGCTCGGTGGTTAAGTGACTTAATATGGGAGGGAACAAAACGGGGTGGGGAGGTAAGCTGTGCCATGGTGTGTATTGCCAGCGACATGCTGGAACTTGTGTGTATCTTATCAGGTTGCATAGCATAATTGCTTAATTTTATCAATAGCCATTCTTGAACATTAGGGGATTCGtgctagtacatttacattttagtcatttagcagacgctcttatccagagcgacttacagtaagtacagggacattccccccgaggcaagtagggtgaagtgccttgcccaaggacacaacgacatttggcacggccgggaatcgaactggcaacctcctgattactagcccgactccctcaccgctcagccacctgacaccctccAGTGCACCTGTTAATTTCCTACGATGTTGTGCAAGTATGGAGAGTTTTCCATAACATCTAAATCTTCTCCCATTGTTCCCTATCTGTCCAGGAGAGCAGTGGTTCTGATTCCCAGggcgagaaggaggaggaggaggagcaaaaGGCctccttgacccctgaccctgatgTGGAGTCCATAACAAAGACCGTCACCAGCACCCTCACCATGCAGGAGTACTTTGCCCAGCGGATGGCTCTCCTGAGGAAGGGTCGGGATGAGACTCAGGATCCTGCCTCCAGCGGAGGACCAGCGGAGGACTACAGTGAGACACAGGCCCCAACAGAGACCTACAACTACATTCAGAACACCACAGATGACACAGAACAACCCAAgtccaagaagaagaagaagaagaaaagagaggagacggcagaggtggtggaggaagcgaaggaggaggaagtgtgtgCAGTCTGTCCTATAGTGGTGGACTGTGAGGACCAGGAGACCCCctcacagaaaaagaaaaagagaaagcgaGCAGAGAAGGAAGACCTGCTGTCTGAGAACTGCAACGCAACTCCCGATCAGGAACAGAACTGCGAGGAGGAGCAGACTCCAactcagaagaagaagaaaaagaaacggAAAGAAACGAGTGCTGAAACCGATTTAGTTAATGGACAAGAACCAACTGAAAATGAAACTGAGGACCAAAAGGTtgtaaacaaaaagaaaaagaagaaacagaGGGAACATGTGGAGGAGGTTGTAGTtgtggacgacaatgacgaggTGGTTGAGATTGTGGATGACGACAACGTGGTTGAGATtgtggacgacaatgacgaggTGGTTGAGATAGTGAAGAGAAAATCCAAaaaggacaagaagaagaaaaagaatgcAACAATAGCATCGTCTTAGATACTTTCTGAATTTTGGTGTCTGATACATTTGTTTCCTGATGGTGTGAATGAGCGACAAAGACGTGATTGGTCAGCCTCCCTTATCTGCAAAGGAATGTTCAGATGCAGCGAACTAGTGTCCCAGACACCAACTTGGTGCTTCTCTTCCCCATCCATTCTGATAAATAAACGTATATTTCATCCTACTGAATTCATACGCACTTGAGACATTGAAAATGGGTTAAGTGGCAAGTTGGTCAGGCCAGAGAGTCATCAATGTTTTTAGGACAAAAAAATCTGATGAGTTTATATTTGATGAGCAATACCTTCTAGTGCAGAGgactaaataaaaatatatgacatcaaatcaaaatgtatttgtatagccctttttacaagaaatgtcacaaagggcttcacatacgcccatagaactgccatCACAATTTTATTTAAAGAAAAATACAGCTGTATTGTCTTAATAAAATACCATGTTGTGAATAATAATCTCTGCAGTATCAAtcaaaataaagtttgattcAAGGGCAGGATATAAGATTTGAATATAATTTCATTAAACTATTCAAACCTTGTTCAGCGTCATTTGCATCATGTCAATCACAGCTTTATAATGTCGTCCTTTCAACACCCTATGTGGATGTGAGGCTACAATACAAAGAGAGCGAGGGTGGTATGTTGACAAATGACTACTGTCATGTTTCCATGACAAACATTTTACTGTGTAGATGTTTCCTGGTTACTGCTACTGTTTTACATGTAATGGCTGAATTATGTGGTCAGTCTTTCCAATGTCTAATCCTGTTATTATAAATTAAAAGTTGCCTTTCT belongs to Osmerus eperlanus chromosome 8, fOsmEpe2.1, whole genome shotgun sequence and includes:
- the pinx1 gene encoding PIN2/TERF1-interacting telomerase inhibitor 1, which encodes MSMLAEPRRKQKWSVDPRNSAWSKDESKFGQKMLERMGWSKGKGLGRTEQGSTEHIKVKVKNNNLGLGTAANHEDNWIAHQDDFNQLLADLNNCHGQNDSKEPPTEEKQSFSLEEKSKTSKKRVHYMKFTKGKDLSSRSDTDLACIFGKRATHSKTQKEESSGSDSQGEKEEEEEQKASLTPDPDVESITKTVTSTLTMQEYFAQRMALLRKGRDETQDPASSGGPAEDYSETQAPTETYNYIQNTTDDTEQPKSKKKKKKKREETAEVVEEAKEEEVCAVCPIVVDCEDQETPSQKKKKRKRAEKEDLLSENCNATPDQEQNCEEEQTPTQKKKKKKRKETSAETDLVNGQEPTENETEDQKVVNKKKKKKQREHVEEVVVVDDNDEVVEIVDDDNVVEIVDDNDEVVEIVKRKSKKDKKKKKNATIASS